The following proteins are encoded in a genomic region of Rattus rattus isolate New Zealand chromosome 2, Rrattus_CSIRO_v1, whole genome shotgun sequence:
- the Ube2ql1 gene encoding LOW QUALITY PROTEIN: ubiquitin-conjugating enzyme E2Q-like protein 1 (The sequence of the model RefSeq protein was modified relative to this genomic sequence to represent the inferred CDS: inserted 1 base in 1 codon), producing MATLLRKIGLIRLHNRDTEDPKHHHNHRGGGGGQQSASLRGKGGGKSGGHKQQQQQQHPGGSGDASPGPGKGKSKRAAELAARDKQPXPAAGAAGQQAPGAPERAAGARAGAGPRVAAGGGGSLVPAARQQHCTQVRSRRLMKELQDIARLSDRFISVELVNENLFDWNVKLHQVDKDSVLWQDMKETNTEFILLNLTFPDNFPFSPPFMRVLSPRLENGYVLDGGAICMELLTPRGWSSAYTVEAVMRQFAASLVKGQGRICRKAGKSKKSFSRKEAEATFKSLVKTHEKYGWVTPPVSDG from the exons ATGGCCACGCTGCTCCGTAAAATCGGGCTCATTCGCCTGCACAACCGGGACACCGAGGACCCCaagcaccaccacaaccaccgCGGCGGAGGCGGCGGCCAGCAGAGCGCATCGCTGCGCGGCAAAGGTGGTGGTAAGAGCGGTGGccacaagcagcagcagcaacagcagcacccCGGGGGCTCCGGCGACGCCAGCCCGGGGCCCGGCAAAGGCAAGAGTAAGCGCGCGGCGGAGCTGGCCGCGCGCGACAAGCAAC AGCCAGCCGCGGGGGCGGCAGGGCAACAGGCGCCAGGGGCCCCCGAGCGGGCGGCGGGCGCCAGGGCGGGGGCCGGGCCCCGGGTGGCCGCGGGCGGCGGCGGCAGTCTGGTGCCCGCGGCGCGCCAGCAGCACTGCACACAGGTGCGCAGCCGGCGGCTCATGAAGGAGCTCCAGGACATCGCGCGCCTCAGCGACCGCTTCATCTCGGTGGAGCTGGTAAATGAGAACCTCTTCGACTGGAACGTGAAGCTGCACCAGGTGGACAAGGACTCGGTGCTGTGGCAGGACATGAAGGAGACCAACACGGAGTTCATCCTGCTTAACCTCACCTTCCCCGATAACTTCCCCTTCTCGCCGCCCTTCATGCGGGTGCTCAGTCCGCGACTGGAAAACGGCTACGTGCTGGACGGAGGCGCCATCTGCATGGAGCTGCTCACGCCGCGCGGCTGGTCCAGCGCCTACACGGTGGAGGCCGTCATGCGCCAGTTTGCTGCCAGCCTGGTCAAGGGCCAG GGACGGATCTGCAGAAAAGCCGGCAAGTCAAAAAAGTCCTTCAGCCGCAAGGAAGCTGAAGCAACCTTTAAGAGTTTGGTGAAGACACATGAGAAATACGGCTGGGTCACCCCGCCCGTGTCTGACGGCTGA